CTCGTCGACCGGGACCCCGCGCTGCGCCGGCGACTCTTCGTCCCCGTCGTCGGCGGCCCCAGCGGCAGCGGACTCGCCAAGCCGGAGGGGCTGCAGAAGCTCGCGGCGAAGCTCGGCATCGCCGACCTCGTCCACTTCCACCCGCCGGTCCGCCAGGACGCGCTCGCCGACTGGTTCCGGGCGGCGTCCGTGCTGGTCATGCCCTCGTACAGCGAGTCCTTCGGGCTCGTCGCGATCGAGGCCCAGGCCACCGGCACGCCGGTGCTGGCCGCCGAGGTCGGCGGGCTGCCGGTCGCCGTCAACGACGGGGTGACGGGGATCCTCGTACCCGGGCACGACCCGGTGGACTACGCGCGGGAGCTGCGGCGCTTCGTGGACGACCCGGCGCTCGTGGGCCGGATGGGCGCCGAGGCCGCGCGGCACGCGCAGTTCTTCGGCTGGGACACGGCGGCGAGCGGCACGGCGGACGTGTACACCGCAGCCATGCATGATCACCGCCGTCGCGTACGCTCCCACCATGGCTGACGCTGACATCGCCGACACCGCCGCGATCATCGAGAGCACCCTCGCCGAGGCCGGACTCGCGTGGGAGAGCCCGCAGCCGGGCTCGTACGTGGTCCAGCTCCCCGGCACCCGCAAGCTGAGCACCACCTGCTCGGTCCGGGTCGGCCGGCACTCCCTGTCGGTGAACGCCTTCGTCATCCGGCACCCCGACGAGAACGAGGCGGGCGTCCACCGCTGGCTGCTGGAGCGCAACCTCAAGCTGTACGGGATGGCCTACGCGGTCGACGCCCTCGGCGACGTCTACCTGACGGCCCGGCTCCCGCTGTCCGTGGTCACCCCCGAGGACCTGGACCGGCTGCTCGGCACGGTCCTGGAGGCGGCGGACGGCGCCTTCAACACGCTGCTGGAG
The Streptomyces sp. NBC_01296 DNA segment above includes these coding regions:
- a CDS encoding YbjN domain-containing protein, which encodes MADADIADTAAIIESTLAEAGLAWESPQPGSYVVQLPGTRKLSTTCSVRVGRHSLSVNAFVIRHPDENEAGVHRWLLERNLKLYGMAYAVDALGDVYLTARLPLSVVTPEDLDRLLGTVLEAADGAFNTLLELGFASAIRREYEWRVSRGEPTYNLDAFKHLTQPSS